The following proteins are encoded in a genomic region of Tenacibaculum sp. 190524A05c:
- a CDS encoding DUF1569 domain-containing protein — MKNIFTKEVTDEVVGRINTLTAETQPKWGKMNVAQMLAHCSVSYEGVYTDKHPKPNGFTKFILKLLVKKQVVSEKPYPKNGRTAPQFLITDERDFETEKERLIEYILKTQELGVTYFDGKESHSFGKLTKQEWNNLFYKHLDHHLTQFGV, encoded by the coding sequence ATGAAAAATATTTTCACCAAAGAAGTTACAGACGAAGTTGTAGGAAGAATTAATACACTAACTGCAGAGACACAACCGAAATGGGGAAAAATGAATGTGGCTCAAATGTTGGCACATTGTTCGGTTTCTTATGAAGGAGTGTATACTGACAAACATCCTAAACCAAATGGATTCACAAAATTTATCTTAAAGTTATTGGTAAAGAAACAAGTGGTTTCAGAAAAACCTTATCCTAAAAATGGAAGAACTGCTCCGCAGTTTTTAATAACAGATGAACGAGATTTTGAAACTGAGAAGGAACGTTTAATAGAATATATTCTAAAAACTCAGGAATTAGGCGTAACTTATTTTGATGGAAAAGAATCTCATTCTTTTGGAAAGCTTACGAAACAAGAATGGAATAATTTATTTTATAAACATTTGGATCATCATTTAACACAGTTTGGTGTATAA
- a CDS encoding SRPBCC family protein yields the protein MPKMNVTKSITINAPQQKIKEFLADFHNWKNWSPWLICEPEATINYADDGKYYKWEGNRVGSGEMKVTAENDNRIDYDLTFLKPWKSKAKVAFNFKEEDSETKVNWTMDSSLPFFMFWMKKAMEIYVGMDYDRGLKMLKEELEKGKIDSALEFVGDTNFEGCNFIGIKTSTPFSKIGDAMTKDFSDLHEYINKNNIEASGLPFSEYQKFNILKDKIVYVAGVPTNSKPDNLPENFFFGSLPKMKMHTVRHKGTYDHIGNAWTAIMMMERNKEFKKNKKAAPLEIYHNSPENTAPEDLVADISMPIL from the coding sequence ATGCCTAAAATGAATGTTACCAAAAGCATTACCATTAATGCTCCTCAACAAAAAATAAAAGAATTTTTAGCTGATTTTCACAATTGGAAAAATTGGTCGCCTTGGTTAATTTGTGAGCCTGAGGCTACGATTAACTATGCCGACGATGGAAAGTATTATAAATGGGAAGGAAACAGAGTAGGTAGTGGCGAAATGAAAGTTACAGCTGAGAATGACAATCGAATTGATTATGATTTAACTTTTTTAAAGCCTTGGAAATCGAAAGCAAAAGTTGCTTTTAATTTTAAGGAAGAAGATAGTGAAACAAAGGTGAATTGGACAATGGATAGTTCTTTACCATTCTTTATGTTTTGGATGAAAAAAGCCATGGAGATTTATGTTGGTATGGATTATGACCGTGGACTTAAAATGCTTAAAGAAGAATTGGAAAAAGGAAAGATTGATAGTGCTCTCGAGTTTGTTGGAGATACTAATTTCGAAGGATGTAATTTTATTGGAATCAAAACATCAACACCATTTTCGAAAATAGGAGATGCAATGACGAAAGACTTTTCTGATTTACACGAATATATAAATAAGAACAATATTGAAGCTTCAGGATTACCTTTTTCTGAGTATCAAAAGTTTAATATTCTAAAAGATAAGATTGTTTATGTGGCGGGTGTTCCTACAAATTCTAAACCAGATAATTTGCCAGAGAATTTCTTTTTTGGTTCATTGCCTAAAATGAAAATGCATACTGTTCGTCATAAAGGAACATATGATCATATCGGAAATGCTTGGACAGCTATTATGATGATGGAACGAAATAAAGAGTTTAAGAAAAATAAGAAAGCAGCACCATTAGAGATATATCATAACAGCCCAGAAAATACTGCTCCAGAAGATTTAGTAGCAGATATTAGTATGCCGATTTTATAA
- a CDS encoding DNA alkylation repair protein translates to MIPEYILNRKGARSAKDLNPEAIEYLNKGLIETKNLMEWLAIDQLALLKLVLSEIGKFEWFSDFEAAVNQQKKPTANSNTKVIGQNFGVLTQNQEIYKVLKNHTSDVVRCWSCWAESLHYDEVSTLLPVMQQYTADTHFGVREVVIFATKERMIEDLDRAISILTKWTSDDDENIRRYAVESLRPVGVWTKKIAEFQENPEKGIGLLEPLKSDNSKYVRDAVANWLNDASKSKPDWVLAVCNRWEKESSTKETAYIIKRGLRTINK, encoded by the coding sequence ATGATACCAGAATATATATTAAATAGAAAAGGAGCAAGAAGCGCAAAAGATTTAAATCCTGAAGCTATTGAATACTTGAATAAAGGATTGATTGAAACTAAAAATTTAATGGAATGGCTTGCTATCGATCAATTAGCTTTATTAAAATTAGTGCTTAGTGAAATCGGAAAATTTGAATGGTTTTCTGATTTTGAAGCTGCGGTAAATCAACAGAAAAAACCAACTGCAAATAGCAATACAAAAGTTATTGGTCAGAATTTTGGAGTATTAACTCAAAATCAAGAAATATATAAAGTTCTGAAAAATCATACTTCAGATGTAGTGCGTTGTTGGTCGTGTTGGGCGGAAAGTTTGCATTATGATGAGGTTTCAACCTTATTACCTGTGATGCAACAATATACTGCCGATACTCATTTTGGAGTCAGAGAGGTTGTGATATTCGCAACTAAAGAAAGAATGATTGAAGATTTGGATAGAGCAATTTCAATACTAACAAAATGGACAAGTGATGACGATGAAAATATTAGGAGATATGCTGTAGAATCTTTACGTCCCGTTGGAGTTTGGACTAAGAAAATTGCAGAATTTCAAGAAAATCCAGAAAAAGGAATTGGGCTTTTAGAACCTTTGAAATCTGATAATTCTAAATATGTTAGAGATGCTGTAGCAAATTGGTTAAACGATGCGAGTAAATCGAAACCAGATTGGGTTTTAGCTGTTTGCAATCGTTGGGAAAAAGAATCTTCTACGAAAGAAACAGCTTATATTATAAAAAGAGGATTACGAACAATAAATAAGTAG
- a CDS encoding DUF1304 domain-containing protein: MELLINLFIGIIAVFHIYILWFEMFAWETRGRKVFKHFPAELFPKTKTLAANQGLYNGFLAAGLIWTFFIENVEWKTNVAIFFLGCVAVAGIYGALSASKKIFFVQGLPAIIALILVLLR, from the coding sequence ATGGAGTTACTTATAAACCTATTCATTGGAATAATTGCTGTTTTTCATATTTACATTTTATGGTTTGAAATGTTTGCTTGGGAAACTCGCGGAAGAAAAGTTTTTAAACACTTTCCTGCTGAATTATTCCCAAAAACCAAAACCTTAGCAGCAAACCAAGGATTATACAACGGCTTTTTAGCAGCTGGATTAATCTGGACTTTTTTTATTGAAAATGTAGAATGGAAAACTAATGTTGCGATCTTCTTTCTAGGCTGTGTTGCTGTGGCAGGAATATACGGAGCTCTATCTGCTAGTAAGAAAATTTTCTTTGTTCAAGGATTACCTGCTATTATCGCTTTAATCTTAGTTTTATTAAGATAA
- a CDS encoding M28 family metallopeptidase, with protein MKRIIYTSLLLSVIGCASNKSSAQKNSSKKVENDPTYYAETITAKDLGNHLFVYASDEFEGRNTGEPGQKKAVKYLKDFYINEEIASPLGGDNYFQDVPASFFKRRRMGMKLKDSENVLAFIKGSEKPDEIVVISAHLDHIGFMDEEVCNGADDDGSGTVAVLEIAQAFKKAAEDGNGPKRSILFLHVTGEEKGLLGSKYYTDNPIFPLENTVTDLNIDMIGRIDARHKGNPNYVYLIGSDKLSTELHELSEEVNKKYMNIDLDYKYNDENDPNRFYYRSDHYNFAKHGIPVIFYFNGTHADYHRPTDTPDRINYNLLENRTRLVFYTAWEVANRENRLVVDKKAK; from the coding sequence ATGAAAAGAATTATTTATACATCACTGTTATTGTCAGTTATAGGATGTGCTTCAAACAAAAGCTCAGCTCAAAAAAACAGTAGTAAAAAAGTAGAAAATGATCCTACGTACTACGCAGAAACAATTACAGCAAAAGATTTAGGAAACCATTTATTTGTTTATGCTTCAGATGAATTTGAAGGTCGTAATACAGGTGAACCTGGACAAAAGAAAGCCGTTAAATATCTAAAAGATTTTTACATTAATGAAGAAATTGCATCTCCATTAGGTGGTGATAATTATTTTCAAGATGTTCCTGCTTCTTTTTTCAAGAGAAGAAGAATGGGAATGAAATTAAAAGATTCTGAAAACGTATTGGCTTTTATAAAAGGTTCAGAAAAACCGGATGAAATTGTAGTAATTTCTGCTCACCTTGACCATATCGGATTTATGGATGAAGAAGTGTGTAATGGAGCAGATGATGATGGTTCTGGAACTGTTGCTGTTTTAGAAATTGCTCAAGCATTCAAAAAAGCCGCAGAAGATGGTAACGGACCAAAACGTTCTATATTATTTTTACATGTTACAGGTGAAGAAAAAGGTTTATTAGGATCTAAATATTATACTGATAATCCTATTTTCCCTCTAGAAAATACAGTTACTGATTTAAATATTGATATGATTGGTAGAATTGATGCTCGTCATAAAGGAAATCCTAATTATGTGTATTTAATTGGTTCTGATAAATTAAGTACTGAATTACATGAACTTTCTGAAGAAGTGAACAAAAAGTACATGAATATTGATTTAGATTATAAGTATAATGATGAAAATGATCCAAATCGTTTTTACTACCGTTCAGATCACTACAATTTTGCAAAGCACGGAATTCCTGTAATATTTTACTTTAACGGAACTCATGCAGATTACCACCGTCCTACTGATACTCCTGATAGAATTAATTATAATTTATTAGAGAACAGAACACGTTTGGTATTCTATACTGCTTGGGAAGTAGCAAACAGAGAAAATCGTTTAGTAGTAGACAAAAAAGCAAAGTAA
- a CDS encoding ABC transporter ATP-binding protein, which produces MISEHHKNIVLQTQNLAIGYPNKKSNKVIIDDINININKGKFIALLGKNGAGKSTLLRTISKVQHKLEGDIFINQKNLNEYSQHDLAKVMSVVLTERLPQSQLTVFEIVALGRQPYTNWLDKLSQKDIKKILHALEITDVLHLKDRPFYKLSDGQLQRVLIARALAQDTELIILDEPTAHLDIHHTYKIFSLLQELVKTTKKTIIISTHEVNLALKLADSFVLIANEKLYSGNAEELMKQNAFSSLFPKELISFNKELQQFVINKN; this is translated from the coding sequence ATTATTTCAGAACATCATAAAAATATCGTTTTACAAACTCAAAATTTAGCTATTGGGTATCCTAATAAAAAGAGCAATAAGGTAATTATTGATGATATTAACATCAACATCAATAAAGGAAAGTTTATCGCTTTATTAGGGAAAAATGGTGCTGGAAAATCCACACTATTGAGAACCATAAGTAAAGTTCAGCATAAATTAGAAGGAGATATTTTTATCAATCAAAAAAACTTAAATGAGTACTCGCAACACGATTTAGCTAAAGTAATGAGTGTTGTGTTAACGGAACGTTTACCTCAAAGTCAGCTTACCGTTTTTGAAATCGTTGCTTTAGGTAGACAGCCTTACACAAATTGGCTTGATAAACTATCTCAAAAAGACATAAAAAAAATTCTTCACGCTTTAGAAATCACGGATGTTCTGCATTTGAAAGATAGACCTTTTTATAAGTTAAGTGATGGACAGTTACAACGAGTACTAATAGCTCGTGCTTTAGCTCAAGATACCGAATTAATTATTCTTGATGAGCCTACTGCTCATTTAGATATTCATCATACGTATAAGATATTTTCTTTACTACAAGAACTGGTTAAAACCACTAAAAAAACCATAATCATTTCAACACATGAGGTTAACTTAGCACTAAAACTTGCCGACTCTTTTGTGTTAATTGCTAATGAAAAACTTTACAGCGGAAACGCTGAAGAACTGATGAAACAAAACGCCTTCTCTTCATTATTCCCGAAAGAACTTATCAGTTTCAATAAAGAATTACAGCAATTTGTAATTAATAAAAACTAA
- a CDS encoding iron ABC transporter permease yields the protein MEKKQTYTKYFVVLGVLLLLTAMINVSIGSVSIPLKDIINSIFGGTVTKESWNTIIINYRLPKTITAILVGSGLSLCGLLMQTLFRNPLAGPFVLGISSGASLGVAIFLLGSGLLGNYVAYATITNWGLPAAASIGSFFVLFAVIIAAKKVRNTMSILIIGLMFGSLASALISVLSYFSDAEQIKEFAFWSFGSLGNLTWLEICILLGIYGISFIGVLLSIKPLNSFLLGESYAKSLGINTKKSRQIILLITSLLTGSITAFAGPIAFVGLAVPHITKLIFKTSNHKILLPAVAIVGGIILLICDSIAQMPGNEFTLPINAITSLFGAPVVIWLLVRKKKIYV from the coding sequence ATGGAAAAAAAACAAACATATACTAAATATTTTGTGGTATTAGGAGTCTTGTTACTCTTAACCGCCATGATTAATGTAAGTATAGGTTCTGTTTCCATTCCTCTAAAAGATATTATCAATAGTATTTTTGGTGGTACAGTTACCAAGGAAAGCTGGAATACTATTATCATAAATTACCGTTTACCAAAAACAATTACTGCCATTTTGGTAGGCTCAGGATTATCCTTGTGTGGTCTTTTAATGCAAACCTTATTTCGTAATCCACTAGCCGGACCATTTGTTTTGGGAATTTCTTCTGGAGCAAGTTTAGGAGTTGCTATTTTCTTATTAGGATCGGGTTTACTTGGTAATTATGTTGCTTACGCCACTATAACAAACTGGGGTTTACCTGCCGCTGCTAGTATTGGTTCTTTCTTTGTTTTATTTGCTGTAATTATTGCAGCTAAAAAAGTTAGAAATACAATGTCAATATTAATCATTGGATTGATGTTCGGCTCACTAGCTTCTGCACTAATTAGTGTACTTTCTTATTTTAGTGATGCTGAACAAATTAAAGAGTTTGCGTTCTGGAGCTTTGGAAGTTTAGGAAATTTAACTTGGTTAGAAATATGCATTCTATTAGGAATTTATGGAATCTCCTTCATTGGGGTACTTCTTTCCATAAAACCATTAAATAGTTTTCTTTTAGGAGAAAGTTATGCTAAAAGTTTAGGTATAAACACAAAGAAAAGTAGACAAATCATCTTGTTAATTACAAGTTTGTTAACGGGAAGTATTACTGCTTTTGCCGGACCTATTGCATTTGTCGGGTTAGCAGTTCCTCATATTACCAAGCTGATATTCAAAACCTCAAATCATAAAATTTTACTTCCTGCAGTAGCAATTGTCGGGGGAATTATTTTACTTATCTGTGATAGTATAGCGCAAATGCCAGGAAACGAATTTACGTTACCAATTAATGCAATTACTTCATTATTTGGAGCTCCTGTTGTAATTTGGTTATTAGTTAGAAAAAAGAAGATATACGTTTAA
- a CDS encoding non-canonical purine NTP diphosphatase, with amino-acid sequence MKLVFATNNQNKLKEVQEMLPESIELLSLKEIGCFEDIEETATTLEGNAQIKANHITNNYNFNCFADDTGLEVHALNGEPGVYSARYAGEPANAENNMQKLLSSLGETVDRKAHFRTSICLNLDGKQFLFDGICKGEILTEKKGEKGFGYDPIFQPEGYNKSFAEMSSEAKNEISHRGLAIQKLIDFLKTYQPTN; translated from the coding sequence ATGAAACTAGTTTTTGCAACCAACAATCAAAACAAATTAAAAGAAGTTCAGGAAATGCTACCTGAATCTATAGAATTATTATCTCTAAAAGAGATTGGTTGCTTCGAAGATATTGAGGAAACAGCTACTACTTTAGAAGGCAATGCACAAATCAAAGCAAACCATATTACGAATAACTATAATTTCAATTGTTTTGCAGATGATACTGGTTTGGAAGTTCATGCCTTAAACGGAGAACCTGGCGTATATTCTGCACGTTATGCAGGAGAGCCTGCAAATGCAGAAAATAATATGCAAAAATTACTTTCTAGCCTAGGTGAAACCGTTGATAGGAAAGCTCATTTTAGAACTTCAATCTGTTTAAACCTTGATGGCAAACAATTTCTTTTTGACGGAATTTGCAAAGGAGAAATTTTAACCGAAAAAAAAGGAGAAAAAGGATTTGGATATGATCCAATCTTTCAACCTGAAGGATACAACAAATCATTTGCGGAAATGAGTTCTGAGGCTAAAAATGAAATTAGCCATAGAGGATTAGCCATTCAAAAATTAATTGACTTTCTAAAAACATATCAGCCAACCAACTAA
- a CDS encoding VIT domain-containing protein, translating into MKKTILITLLLLSCKIFSQNVPKIAIEKDKDLKLSDLKIKVNITGNSAFTTYDMTFYNGHNRTLEGELAFPLGQGQSVYKLAMDLNGSLREAVIIEKELARVAYETTVRQNIDPVLLEKTAGNNYKARVYPIFPKSHKRVVLTYEEKLTRTHNNLLYELPLGITDSINNFSVDIEVTDNSFKPIVTCKSISKFNIKTNTKTTRISTSQQNFIPKNPIKIVLTNTKNTVANTFIYEDYFYSNIAVKSEHRKKTKPTKVSLLWDVSYSMKFKNLKKELQLLENYINYLQNVEIHFITFNSTINKKEKFQISNGNWEQLKSTITSLTYDGGTNLESLKNLKLDANEVLLFTDGLANLGDLESLHKKTIYTINSLTSANHFYLNTIATKNGGIYINLRKQTDTSALTLLQEERLQFLGYKTNDKISEVYPKGSVNITDDFVISGRFKSATPIELQFGFQGQVSKTIPINLNDSKKSNQVKRLWAKEKLNHLNIKKENNRNEIISLSKQYHLITDYTSMLILDRIEDYVRYKIEPPKELRAQYKKMLAAQFEYDKIENQDILDRKEEIFEDYEDIIEWHNKRFSFKKKNHKNTTREVTSREVTNRVLYNETNTDRTNSNINTTNNNNTSNTSNTNSQNTSSNTPTTTNESSTNLNVDYSKNVISGVISDESGPLPGVSVLIKGTTQGTETDFDGKYAINAKAGDILIYSFVGLKTQEKVIGASNNINTQLESDNLLDEVVVVGYGTSVRKSITNTSVAIALAGEASGIKVNNSNTEEKPIRIGDIGNITNEQPLFILDGKIVSSNPIRSLKPSEVSSVQVYKPAEAVKIYGSRAVNGVVIFITKKGLEINSEEIESLNKLIEDKIELKAWDNNTPYLEILKKENSIAAAYRKYLKIRSIYSNSPMFFIDVADFFDKKGSRKLAIQILTNLIEIDLDNYELIKALAYKLEYFKEYDLAKKMYKKVLELRPEEPQSYRDLALAYEFAGDYQKSFDLLFKIYNGELLSKDTDERFYGIESIAFVELTRLVNKHGNKLKLNRHQKKFFKPLPVDIRIVVDWNHNDTDIDLWVIDPNNEKAYYNNKETTIGSFMSDDMTEGYGPEQYMLKKAIKGKYKIMIDYFADNVQKISGPTILKVSMYMNYGKRNEKKETLTVKLDKQDDYIEVGSLFFK; encoded by the coding sequence ATGAAAAAAACAATACTCATTACTCTTCTCTTACTGAGTTGTAAAATATTTTCCCAAAATGTCCCTAAAATAGCAATAGAAAAAGACAAAGACCTCAAACTATCGGATCTTAAAATTAAAGTTAATATCACAGGTAACTCTGCTTTCACTACTTACGATATGACTTTTTACAATGGTCATAACAGAACATTAGAAGGAGAGTTAGCTTTTCCTTTAGGTCAAGGACAATCTGTATATAAACTTGCCATGGATTTAAATGGTTCGTTACGTGAAGCAGTAATTATTGAAAAAGAACTTGCCAGAGTAGCATATGAAACCACCGTTAGGCAAAATATCGATCCCGTACTATTAGAAAAAACAGCTGGTAATAATTACAAAGCAAGAGTTTATCCAATTTTTCCAAAAAGTCACAAAAGAGTTGTGTTAACTTATGAAGAGAAATTAACTCGTACTCACAATAACTTATTATATGAGCTACCTCTGGGGATAACCGATTCTATTAACAACTTTTCCGTTGATATTGAAGTAACAGACAATAGTTTTAAACCTATTGTTACCTGTAAATCAATTTCTAAGTTCAATATAAAAACTAACACTAAAACAACAAGAATTTCAACATCTCAACAAAATTTCATACCTAAAAACCCAATTAAAATAGTATTGACAAATACTAAAAACACTGTTGCAAATACATTTATTTACGAAGATTATTTCTACAGCAATATTGCGGTAAAAAGCGAACATAGAAAAAAGACAAAACCCACAAAAGTTAGTCTGCTTTGGGATGTATCATATTCTATGAAGTTCAAAAACTTAAAAAAGGAACTTCAACTTTTAGAAAACTACATCAACTATTTACAAAATGTAGAAATACATTTCATAACATTTAATAGCACTATCAATAAAAAGGAAAAATTTCAAATTTCTAACGGAAATTGGGAACAATTAAAAAGTACAATTACTTCATTAACTTATGATGGAGGAACGAATTTAGAGTCTTTAAAAAACCTCAAATTAGACGCCAATGAAGTATTACTTTTTACAGACGGATTAGCGAATCTAGGGGACTTAGAAAGTCTACATAAAAAAACAATCTATACTATAAATTCATTAACCTCTGCAAATCATTTTTATCTGAATACTATCGCAACAAAAAACGGAGGTATTTACATTAACCTAAGAAAACAAACAGATACATCAGCTCTTACATTATTACAGGAAGAAAGATTACAATTTCTAGGTTATAAAACTAATGATAAGATAAGTGAAGTATACCCAAAAGGTTCGGTTAATATAACTGATGATTTTGTAATTTCTGGAAGATTTAAATCCGCAACTCCAATTGAGTTGCAATTCGGATTTCAAGGACAGGTAAGTAAAACCATACCAATCAATCTCAATGATTCTAAAAAATCCAATCAAGTCAAAAGATTATGGGCTAAAGAAAAACTAAATCATCTCAATATTAAAAAGGAAAATAATAGAAACGAAATAATTTCTTTATCCAAACAATATCATTTAATTACAGATTATACATCAATGTTAATCTTAGATAGAATTGAAGATTATGTTCGCTACAAAATTGAACCTCCTAAAGAATTGAGAGCACAATACAAAAAAATGTTAGCTGCCCAGTTCGAATATGACAAAATTGAAAATCAAGATATTTTAGATAGAAAAGAAGAAATTTTTGAGGATTATGAAGATATCATCGAATGGCATAACAAACGTTTTTCATTCAAAAAGAAAAATCATAAAAATACAACTCGAGAAGTAACCAGTCGTGAAGTAACGAATAGAGTTCTCTACAACGAAACAAATACAGACAGAACAAACTCAAACATAAATACAACAAACAATAACAATACCTCAAATACATCAAACACAAATAGTCAAAATACGAGCTCTAATACACCAACCACCACTAATGAAAGCTCTACAAACTTAAATGTTGATTATTCTAAGAATGTTATTTCAGGTGTAATAAGTGATGAATCTGGACCATTACCTGGTGTTAGTGTTTTAATTAAAGGAACTACACAAGGAACAGAAACTGACTTTGATGGTAAATACGCTATTAATGCAAAAGCTGGTGACATTCTTATTTACTCTTTTGTAGGACTAAAAACTCAAGAAAAAGTAATTGGCGCATCTAATAATATTAATACACAATTGGAAAGTGATAACCTACTAGATGAAGTTGTTGTTGTTGGATATGGGACATCTGTTAGAAAAAGCATTACTAACACATCCGTTGCTATAGCACTTGCAGGAGAAGCATCTGGGATTAAGGTGAATAATTCAAATACAGAAGAAAAACCTATTAGAATAGGAGATATTGGAAACATTACAAATGAGCAACCATTATTTATACTAGATGGTAAAATTGTAAGTTCAAATCCAATAAGATCTTTGAAACCTTCAGAGGTTAGCAGTGTGCAAGTATACAAACCTGCCGAAGCAGTTAAAATATACGGCAGTAGAGCTGTAAATGGAGTTGTAATTTTTATCACAAAAAAAGGATTAGAAATAAATTCAGAAGAAATTGAATCTCTAAATAAACTTATTGAAGATAAAATTGAATTAAAAGCATGGGATAATAACACTCCTTATTTAGAAATTCTTAAAAAAGAAAACTCAATTGCAGCAGCATACCGTAAATACTTAAAAATAAGGTCTATTTATTCAAACAGCCCTATGTTTTTTATTGATGTAGCAGATTTTTTCGATAAAAAAGGATCTAGAAAATTAGCTATTCAAATATTGACAAATTTAATAGAAATTGATCTTGACAACTACGAACTCATCAAAGCTTTAGCCTATAAATTGGAATATTTTAAAGAATATGATTTAGCTAAAAAAATGTACAAAAAAGTTCTTGAATTAAGACCTGAAGAACCTCAATCTTACAGAGATTTAGCCTTAGCTTATGAATTTGCAGGTGATTATCAGAAAAGTTTTGATTTACTCTTCAAAATATACAACGGTGAGCTTCTATCAAAAGATACTGATGAACGGTTTTATGGAATTGAATCCATCGCTTTTGTTGAGCTTACAAGATTAGTAAACAAGCACGGAAATAAGTTAAAACTAAACAGGCATCAGAAAAAATTCTTTAAACCATTACCTGTAGATATAAGAATTGTTGTCGACTGGAATCATAACGATACTGATATTGATTTATGGGTAATTGATCCAAATAATGAGAAAGCATATTATAATAACAAAGAAACAACTATTGGTAGTTTCATGTCAGATGATATGACAGAAGGATATGGACCTGAACAATATATGCTAAAAAAAGCCATCAAAGGAAAATACAAAATTATGATCGATTACTTTGCTGATAATGTTCAAAAAATATCTGGACCAACAATATTGAAAGTATCCATGTACATGAACTACGGTAAAAGAAATGAAAAGAAAGAAACTCTTACTGTAAAACTAGATAAACAAGACGATTATATTGAAGTTGGAAGTTTGTTCTTCAAATAA
- a CDS encoding LexA family transcriptional regulator: MKNIAKNIRHLRRLKKLTQEQFAEDLLITRSRVSSYEEGRSEPPIETLINFSSYFNLPIDILVKNDLTYATDTSFIEIGNQRVLFPIAVDSANDNMIEVVPTEASAGYLLGYDDPEYIEQLQKIKLPFLPTGKHRAFPIKGDSMHPMKDGSYVVANFVEDITDVKDGTSYIIVTKNDGMTYKRVYNKIEESNSLLLVPDNKNYESYNVPITEVVELWEFTCSINTQEYDEKDLKISSIAAMLTQLGVELKSLAELK, translated from the coding sequence ATGAAAAATATAGCAAAAAACATTCGTCATTTACGTCGGTTAAAAAAGTTAACTCAGGAGCAATTTGCTGAGGATTTATTAATTACAAGATCTAGGGTTTCTTCCTATGAAGAAGGTCGTTCTGAACCTCCAATAGAAACATTAATCAACTTCTCTAGTTATTTCAACTTACCTATAGATATATTGGTTAAAAATGATTTGACTTATGCTACCGATACCTCATTTATAGAAATTGGAAATCAACGTGTACTCTTTCCTATCGCAGTTGACAGTGCAAATGACAACATGATTGAAGTTGTTCCTACAGAAGCTTCCGCTGGATATTTATTAGGTTATGACGATCCTGAATATATCGAACAACTTCAAAAAATAAAACTTCCTTTTTTACCTACAGGAAAACACAGAGCGTTTCCTATTAAAGGAGATTCTATGCATCCTATGAAAGATGGTTCTTATGTTGTTGCGAATTTCGTAGAAGATATCACCGATGTTAAAGATGGTACTTCATATATCATCGTTACTAAAAATGATGGAATGACCTACAAACGTGTGTATAACAAAATAGAAGAAAGCAATTCTTTATTGCTTGTTCCTGATAATAAAAATTACGAATCGTATAATGTACCTATAACTGAAGTTGTAGAATTATGGGAATTTACTTGTAGTATTAATACCCAAGAATACGATGAAAAGGATTTAAAAATTAGTAGTATCGCTGCTATGCTTACCCAATTGGGTGTTGAATTAAAGTCTTTAGCTGAGTTGAAATAA